The DNA region ATATTGTAGATACGCCCGGTCATGCTGATTTTGGCTCGGAAGTAGAACGAGTGCTTAGATCAATCGATTCGGTTTTACTTGTGGTGGATGCCCAAGAAGGCCCGATGCCCCAGACTCGTTTTGTTTTGAAAAAATCTTTAGAAATTGGTCATAAGCCGATCGTTGTGATAAATAAAATTGATAAGTCGGCGGCCGACCCTGCGCGAGTCCATGATGAGGTGTTGGAACTTTTTATGGATCTCGGAGCAAATAATGAACAGCTAGATTTCACCACTATTTATTCCATTGCTCGGGAAGGAGTGGCGATACGATCTCTTGAAGATCCTCATAAAAATTTATCGCCACTTCTTGATGAGATTTTAGAAAAAGTGCCATCTGCCGGAAAAAAAGATAATGGCATTGTTTTAGCCCAACCTTTTAATCTTGGATATGACAATTTTCTTGGACGGCTAGCTGTTGCGCGTATATATGAAGGTATTCTTAAGGTTGGTACCACTGTTTTTATCAAAAAAACCACAGGCGAAGTTGAAACAGGAAAAATTACCAATCTTTTTACTTTCGAAGGACTTAAAAGAAAAGAGGTAAAAGAAGCTGAATCGGGCGACATTGTTTTGATTGCCGGTCTCCCGAATATTTTTATTGGCGATACAATCACCAATTCTTCAGACATCGAAAGTCTACCAGCTATTAAAGTTGATGAACCCACGATTACTCTTGATTTTTTGGTTAACAATTCACCGTTTGCCGGTCGAGAAGGAAAATTTGTAACAGGACGCCAGATTCGCGAGCGTTTGGAAAGGGAACTTGAGGTAAACGTTGGTTTGAAAGTTGATTTTTCAGGAGAAACAATGAAAGTTTTTGGGCGAGGGGAGCTTCACATCGCTATTCTTTTGGAAAATATGCGTCGAGAAGGTTACGAGCTTCAGGTCTCTCAACCGCAAGTAATTATAAAAGATTATCTTACGCCAGGGGATGGAATAAAAAGCGAGCCGTTTGAAGAGATAACTATAGACACACCGTCTGAATTTCAAGGAGTTATAATGGAAAAGCTTTCCAAGCGCGGTGCAAATATGATGAATATGAAGCAAGATGTAAATAATGTTCGCTTAATTTTTGAATGTCCAACCAGAGGACTGCTGGGCTATCGAGGGCAATTTATTATTGATACAAAAGGAGAAGGAATTATGGCTAGTCGAGTTATTGGCTTCCGTCCTTATGCTGGAGAAATTCAAAAAAGACTACATGGCTCTATGACGTCAATGATGACGGGTAAAGCTCTTGGTTTTTCTTTAGACAATTTACAAACTCGCGGCGTTTTATATATTGGTCCTGGTGACGAGATATATGAAGGCATGGTTATCGGTAGCACTTCTAAGGGTGAAGAGATGATCGCAAATCCTACAAAAGGGAAACAGCTGACCAATATGAGAGCTTCTGGTTCCGATGAAAATATAATGCTGACTCCGCCATTTCGGCTGACTATTGAGAGTGCTATTGAAATAATGTCTGAAGATGAATATTTAGAAATTACTCCAAAAAGTGTGCGTTTGAGAAAAAAAGAACTGACAGAGACAGATAGGGTAAAAGCAAAACGAAATAAAACAAAAGCTTGATTAGAAACCCAACACTAAGGAAATCCCTTAATAAAATTAAAAAACTGCCTTTGGGGCGGTTTTTTGTTAGAATAGATTTATGATTAAAAAATCATTAACAAAGGCACTTTTGGCGGAGCTGTATATTGTGGTTATAGTGTCGGTTATTCAATATACCGAAAAAATGACTGAATTGCCTGAAACAATACTTATTCCTATGGTTATGCTATCGCTTTTTGTTATTTCTGCCGCAGTGATGGCTTATCTTTTTGTTGCAGAGCCGATTCTCCTTTACATTGACGGACAAAAGAAACAAGCCGTAAATCTTTTCCTCTCCACAGTTGGAATGTTTGCCCTGATAACATTCTTAATTTCTCTCACTCTCTTTTTCTTGTTTTAAGATATGTTAATATAAAGATATTAATAACTTGATAAAATTAAAATACCCAGTAAACCAACAAATAACACTCCGGGAGGAATTTTTGGTCGGGGAAATTATAAGAGCGCAAGAGGTTTCAATAAGGCCTTAAAGGGAGCAGTTGGAAGTACAAATAAAAACAAAGCAAATTTAATTTCTGGTCACTTAGAAGGAAAAA from Candidatus Paceibacterota bacterium includes:
- the typA gene encoding translational GTPase TypA yields the protein MEIRNIAIIAHVDHGKTTLTDAIMRETGAVEEGVTMDSNAIEKERGITIYAKNASVTYKGVKINIVDTPGHADFGSEVERVLRSIDSVLLVVDAQEGPMPQTRFVLKKSLEIGHKPIVVINKIDKSAADPARVHDEVLELFMDLGANNEQLDFTTIYSIAREGVAIRSLEDPHKNLSPLLDEILEKVPSAGKKDNGIVLAQPFNLGYDNFLGRLAVARIYEGILKVGTTVFIKKTTGEVETGKITNLFTFEGLKRKEVKEAESGDIVLIAGLPNIFIGDTITNSSDIESLPAIKVDEPTITLDFLVNNSPFAGREGKFVTGRQIRERLERELEVNVGLKVDFSGETMKVFGRGELHIAILLENMRREGYELQVSQPQVIIKDYLTPGDGIKSEPFEEITIDTPSEFQGVIMEKLSKRGANMMNMKQDVNNVRLIFECPTRGLLGYRGQFIIDTKGEGIMASRVIGFRPYAGEIQKRLHGSMTSMMTGKALGFSLDNLQTRGVLYIGPGDEIYEGMVIGSTSKGEEMIANPTKGKQLTNMRASGSDENIMLTPPFRLTIESAIEIMSEDEYLEITPKSVRLRKKELTETDRVKAKRNKTKA